One Leptolyngbya ohadii IS1 genomic window carries:
- a CDS encoding phage tail protein — translation MAQFSVNAQRFDPYKNFKFRVKWDGRYVAGISKVGALKRSTEVVTHREGGDPSSARHSPGQTKFEPIMLERGVTHDKEFEQWANKVWNFGSGLGAEVSLKDFRKDLIIELMNEAGQVAIAYKVFRCWVSEFTALPELDASANAVAIQSIQLQNEGWERDYEVTEPTEPTFLEPA, via the coding sequence ATGGCACAATTTAGCGTCAACGCTCAACGCTTTGATCCCTACAAAAACTTCAAGTTTCGCGTCAAATGGGATGGACGATATGTTGCAGGCATCAGTAAAGTGGGTGCCCTGAAGCGATCGACCGAAGTTGTCACGCACCGCGAAGGCGGCGATCCCAGCAGTGCCCGTCACTCTCCCGGACAGACCAAGTTTGAACCCATCATGCTGGAACGCGGCGTCACCCACGACAAAGAGTTTGAACAATGGGCAAACAAAGTCTGGAATTTTGGCTCTGGACTGGGTGCAGAAGTTTCGCTGAAGGATTTTCGCAAAGATCTGATCATCGAACTGATGAACGAAGCAGGACAGGTGGCGATCGCCTACAAAGTTTTTCGCTGCTGGGTTTCGGAATTTACAGCGCTGCCCGAACTGGATGCCAGCGCCAACGCGGTTGCGATTCAGAGCATTCAGCTGCAAAACGAAGGCTGGGAGCGAGATTATGAAGTAACCGAACCTACTGAACCCACCTTCCTGGAGCCTGCGTAG
- a CDS encoding phage tail sheath C-terminal domain-containing protein encodes MPVIPTYPGVYVEELPSGVRTIAGVATSITAFIGFALKGRTNDPTRIQSFGDFERQFGGLSLNSTMSYAVQQFFLNGGSDALIVRLSNPGTRATTQLGNLVLEAKAPGVEGNAITVTVDTNGIDAADTESFNLTFKRDTAAETFAKIKPNEINTKLAGAKLVRVKSGSLAARPAAVADQAFADGGEQGGKTAKIRLPVTKNSAGGAVSEALVLEAASEGDWGNALRVFKVDYLTANPDTTFNLTIETFENGESTNQEVFRNLSMDSTSSRYVKEVLDLQSALVSVASLPAGGGRPDETDAAIGVSTDPAQVADRGADGIPPADDGLYLGSEVKKTGLYALEKADLFNLLCITLPRWDIDISPDTWAAALAYCVKRRAMLLIDPPLDWDSKDDVTRNLAAFIAPLGDEKARRNAALFFPRVKFANPLKENRLETFPASSAIAGTFARTDTNRGVWKAPAGIEAGLSGVRGLPVSLTDGENGILNPLGVNCLRFFPVYGNVIWGARTLAGDDRLASEWKYIPVRRLALYLQESLYRGTQWVVFEPNDEPLWAQIRLNLGAFMNNLFRQGAFQGKTPRDAYFVKCDSETTTQNDINQGIVNIVIGFAPLKPAEFVILKFQQMAGQIAT; translated from the coding sequence ATGCCTGTTATTCCGACTTATCCCGGTGTGTATGTTGAAGAACTGCCGAGTGGCGTGAGGACGATCGCAGGGGTTGCGACTTCGATCACGGCTTTTATTGGGTTTGCGCTAAAAGGCAGAACCAATGACCCAACGCGAATTCAAAGCTTTGGTGATTTTGAACGCCAGTTTGGTGGACTGTCGCTAAACAGTACGATGAGCTATGCCGTCCAGCAGTTCTTTCTCAATGGCGGATCGGACGCGCTGATCGTGCGGCTGTCGAATCCGGGCACCCGCGCCACGACTCAGTTAGGCAATTTAGTCCTGGAAGCCAAAGCACCGGGCGTCGAAGGCAACGCGATCACGGTTACGGTTGATACGAATGGCATCGATGCCGCCGATACCGAGTCGTTTAATCTCACGTTTAAGCGGGATACGGCGGCGGAAACCTTTGCGAAAATCAAACCCAACGAAATTAATACCAAGCTGGCAGGGGCAAAGCTGGTTCGAGTCAAAAGCGGCTCCCTGGCTGCGCGTCCGGCTGCGGTTGCAGATCAAGCTTTTGCCGATGGCGGTGAGCAAGGCGGAAAAACTGCCAAGATCCGTTTGCCTGTCACAAAAAACAGTGCGGGAGGCGCGGTGAGTGAAGCCCTGGTTCTGGAAGCCGCCAGCGAAGGCGACTGGGGTAATGCGCTGCGAGTGTTCAAGGTGGACTACCTGACCGCCAATCCTGACACCACATTTAATCTGACGATCGAGACCTTTGAAAACGGCGAATCGACCAATCAGGAAGTTTTTCGCAATCTTTCGATGGACTCGACCTCCTCGCGCTATGTGAAAGAAGTGCTGGATCTGCAATCGGCGCTGGTTAGTGTGGCAAGCCTGCCCGCCGGAGGGGGACGACCTGATGAAACCGATGCCGCGATCGGGGTTTCAACCGACCCAGCACAGGTAGCTGATCGGGGAGCAGACGGCATTCCGCCCGCCGATGATGGACTCTATCTGGGCAGCGAGGTCAAAAAGACCGGGCTATACGCGCTGGAAAAAGCCGATCTGTTTAACCTGCTTTGCATAACCCTCCCCCGGTGGGATATCGACATTTCTCCCGATACCTGGGCAGCTGCTCTGGCATACTGCGTCAAGCGCCGAGCAATGCTGCTGATTGACCCACCGCTGGACTGGGACAGCAAAGATGATGTGACGCGAAACCTTGCCGCCTTTATTGCGCCTCTGGGAGACGAAAAGGCAAGGCGCAACGCCGCTCTATTTTTCCCGCGCGTTAAGTTCGCCAATCCCCTGAAGGAAAACCGCCTGGAAACCTTTCCTGCCAGCAGTGCGATCGCCGGAACTTTTGCCCGCACCGATACCAATCGCGGCGTCTGGAAAGCGCCTGCGGGAATTGAAGCGGGGCTGAGCGGCGTTCGGGGACTGCCTGTGTCGCTCACCGATGGTGAGAACGGGATTCTCAATCCGCTTGGCGTTAACTGTCTTCGCTTTTTCCCGGTCTACGGCAACGTGATTTGGGGCGCAAGAACGCTGGCAGGGGACGATCGCCTTGCCTCTGAGTGGAAATACATCCCCGTTCGCAGGCTGGCGCTGTATCTGCAAGAAAGCCTGTATCGCGGTACGCAGTGGGTGGTGTTTGAACCCAACGATGAGCCACTGTGGGCGCAAATTCGCCTCAATCTCGGTGCGTTTATGAACAACTTGTTCCGCCAGGGCGCATTCCAGGGCAAGACGCCGCGAGACGCCTATTTCGTCAAATGTGACAGTGAAACTACAACGCAGAACGATATTAACCAGGGAATTGTGAATATCGTCATCGGGTTTGCCCCCCTGAAGCCCGCTGAATTTGTGATTCTGAAATTCCAGCAAATGGCAGGACAGATCGCCACCTGA